A single region of the Ictalurus punctatus breed USDA103 chromosome 17, Coco_2.0, whole genome shotgun sequence genome encodes:
- the LOC128628662 gene encoding E3 ubiquitin/ISG15 ligase TRIM25 isoform X2 — MAEAGISVEKDQFSCPVCLDLLKDPVTTPCGHNFCKVCINRFWDLEDLKGVYSCPPCRETFIPRPVLRRNNMLAEVVEKLKKTELQAVSPAHCYAGPGDVECDSCIGRKHKAINSCLVCQASYCEDHLKPHFQSPAFKKHKFVEACAELQEKICSEHDKLNKSYCRTDQSFYLCTMDEHRCHDTGSTKLNELQDEQMKSQQRIQEKQKKVQELKQTVDAINSFSSLCVSPGSEDSPSFTVHQHLSFDGVRKSLSELKQDEEMCEEEFNQICPQDFCYLTLDPNTAHRQLILSEENRAVSHSRKEQRCSNHPERFDSRTQVLCKESVCGRCYWEVEWSGGVSISVSYKEISRKGGGNECGFGYNSQSWSLRCSSSSVSFRHNKINTELRGPASSRIGVYVDHSAGTLSFYSISDTMRLLHSVHTTFTQTVYAGFRIWYNSAVRLFDPK; from the exons ATGGCAGAGGCTGGAATTTCAGTAGAAAAGGATCAGTTCAGCTGTCCAGTGTGTCTGGATCTCCTGAAGGATCCAGTGACTACTCCCTGTGGCCACAATTTCTGCAAGGTCTGTATTAATCGCTTCTGGGATCTGGAGGATCTGAAGGGTGTCTACAGCTGCCCCCCGTGTAGAGAGACTTTCATTCCAAGGCCTGTTCTACGCAGGAATAACATGCTGgctgaagtggtggagaaactgaaAAAGACTGAACTCCAAGCTGtttctcctgctcactgttacgctggacctggagatgtggagtgtgattcCTGCATTgggagaaaacacaaagccaTAAATTCCTGTCTGGTGTGTCAGGCCTCCTATTGTGAAGATCATCTTAAACCTCACTTTCAGTCTCCTGCCTTTAAGAAGCACAAGTTTGTTGAAGCCTGTGCAGAGCTCCAAGAGAAGATCTGCTCTGAGCATGACAAACTAAACAAGAGCTACTGTCGTACTGACCAAAGCTTTTATTTGTGTACGATGGATGAACACAGATGCCATGATACTGGTTCAACTAAACTG AATGAGCTACAGGATGAGCAGATGAAATCTCAGCAGAGGatccaggagaagcagaagaaggtgcaggagctgaaacagaCTGTGGACGCTATCAac AGTTTCtcgtctctctgtgtttctcctgGATCTGAGGACTCACCCAGCTTCACTGTCCATCaacatctctcatttgatggagtgaggAAATCTCTCTCAGAGCTGAAACAAGATGAGGAAATGTGTGAGGAGGAATTCAACCAAATCTGTCCACAAg attTCTGTTATCTGACTCTGGATCCCAACACGGCACACCGTCAACTCATTCTATCTGAAGAGAACAGAGCAGTGTCACACAGTAGGAAAGAACAGCGATGTTCTAatcatccagagagatttgactCCAGGACTCAGGtgttgtgtaaggagagtgtgtgtggacgctgttactgggaggtggagtggAGCGGTGGAGTGTCCATATCAGTCTCGTATAAAGAGATCAGCAGGAAAGGAGGGGGTAATGAGTGTGGGTTTGGATACAACAGTCAGTCCTGGAGTCTGCGTTGttcttcttcctctgtctctttccggCACAACAAAATTAACACTGAGCTCCGAGGTCCAGCGtcctccagaataggagtgtatgtggatcacagtgcaggaactctgtccttctacagcaTCTCTGACACGATGAGGCTCCTCCACAGTgtccacaccacattcactcagACTGTATATGCTGGGTTCAGGATATGGTATAACTCAGCTGTGAGGTTATTTGatccaaaatga
- the LOC128628662 gene encoding tripartite motif-containing protein 16-like protein isoform X1, with product MAEAGISVEKDQFSCPVCLDLLKDPVTTPCGHNFCKVCINRFWDLEDLKGVYSCPPCRETFIPRPVLRRNNMLAEVVEKLKKTELQAVSPAHCYAGPGDVECDSCIGRKHKAINSCLVCQASYCEDHLKPHFQSPAFKKHKFVEACAELQEKICSEHDKLNKSYCRTDQSFYLCTMDEHRCHDTGSTKLNELQDEQMKSQQRIQEKQKKVQELKQTVDAINSFSSLCVSPGSEDSPSFTVHQHLSFDGVRKSLSELKQDEEMCEEEFNQICPQVAAVQMILPSEPKSREDFLQYFCYLTLDPNTAHRQLILSEENRAVSHSRKEQRCSNHPERFDSRTQVLCKESVCGRCYWEVEWSGGVSISVSYKEISRKGGGNECGFGYNSQSWSLRCSSSSVSFRHNKINTELRGPASSRIGVYVDHSAGTLSFYSISDTMRLLHSVHTTFTQTVYAGFRIWYNSAVRLFDPK from the exons ATGGCAGAGGCTGGAATTTCAGTAGAAAAGGATCAGTTCAGCTGTCCAGTGTGTCTGGATCTCCTGAAGGATCCAGTGACTACTCCCTGTGGCCACAATTTCTGCAAGGTCTGTATTAATCGCTTCTGGGATCTGGAGGATCTGAAGGGTGTCTACAGCTGCCCCCCGTGTAGAGAGACTTTCATTCCAAGGCCTGTTCTACGCAGGAATAACATGCTGgctgaagtggtggagaaactgaaAAAGACTGAACTCCAAGCTGtttctcctgctcactgttacgctggacctggagatgtggagtgtgattcCTGCATTgggagaaaacacaaagccaTAAATTCCTGTCTGGTGTGTCAGGCCTCCTATTGTGAAGATCATCTTAAACCTCACTTTCAGTCTCCTGCCTTTAAGAAGCACAAGTTTGTTGAAGCCTGTGCAGAGCTCCAAGAGAAGATCTGCTCTGAGCATGACAAACTAAACAAGAGCTACTGTCGTACTGACCAAAGCTTTTATTTGTGTACGATGGATGAACACAGATGCCATGATACTGGTTCAACTAAACTG AATGAGCTACAGGATGAGCAGATGAAATCTCAGCAGAGGatccaggagaagcagaagaaggtgcaggagctgaaacagaCTGTGGACGCTATCAac AGTTTCtcgtctctctgtgtttctcctgGATCTGAGGACTCACCCAGCTTCACTGTCCATCaacatctctcatttgatggagtgaggAAATCTCTCTCAGAGCTGAAACAAGATGAGGAAATGTGTGAGGAGGAATTCAACCAAATCTGTCCACAAg TTGCAGCAGTTCAGATGATTTTACCCTCAGAACCGAAGAGCAGAGAagattttttgcagt attTCTGTTATCTGACTCTGGATCCCAACACGGCACACCGTCAACTCATTCTATCTGAAGAGAACAGAGCAGTGTCACACAGTAGGAAAGAACAGCGATGTTCTAatcatccagagagatttgactCCAGGACTCAGGtgttgtgtaaggagagtgtgtgtggacgctgttactgggaggtggagtggAGCGGTGGAGTGTCCATATCAGTCTCGTATAAAGAGATCAGCAGGAAAGGAGGGGGTAATGAGTGTGGGTTTGGATACAACAGTCAGTCCTGGAGTCTGCGTTGttcttcttcctctgtctctttccggCACAACAAAATTAACACTGAGCTCCGAGGTCCAGCGtcctccagaataggagtgtatgtggatcacagtgcaggaactctgtccttctacagcaTCTCTGACACGATGAGGCTCCTCCACAGTgtccacaccacattcactcagACTGTATATGCTGGGTTCAGGATATGGTATAACTCAGCTGTGAGGTTATTTGatccaaaatga
- the LOC128628662 gene encoding tripartite motif-containing protein 16-like protein isoform X3, which produces MLAEVVEKLKKTELQAVSPAHCYAGPGDVECDSCIGRKHKAINSCLVCQASYCEDHLKPHFQSPAFKKHKFVEACAELQEKICSEHDKLNKSYCRTDQSFYLCTMDEHRCHDTGSTKLNELQDEQMKSQQRIQEKQKKVQELKQTVDAINSFSSLCVSPGSEDSPSFTVHQHLSFDGVRKSLSELKQDEEMCEEEFNQICPQVAAVQMILPSEPKSREDFLQYFCYLTLDPNTAHRQLILSEENRAVSHSRKEQRCSNHPERFDSRTQVLCKESVCGRCYWEVEWSGGVSISVSYKEISRKGGGNECGFGYNSQSWSLRCSSSSVSFRHNKINTELRGPASSRIGVYVDHSAGTLSFYSISDTMRLLHSVHTTFTQTVYAGFRIWYNSAVRLFDPK; this is translated from the exons ATGCTGgctgaagtggtggagaaactgaaAAAGACTGAACTCCAAGCTGtttctcctgctcactgttacgctggacctggagatgtggagtgtgattcCTGCATTgggagaaaacacaaagccaTAAATTCCTGTCTGGTGTGTCAGGCCTCCTATTGTGAAGATCATCTTAAACCTCACTTTCAGTCTCCTGCCTTTAAGAAGCACAAGTTTGTTGAAGCCTGTGCAGAGCTCCAAGAGAAGATCTGCTCTGAGCATGACAAACTAAACAAGAGCTACTGTCGTACTGACCAAAGCTTTTATTTGTGTACGATGGATGAACACAGATGCCATGATACTGGTTCAACTAAACTG AATGAGCTACAGGATGAGCAGATGAAATCTCAGCAGAGGatccaggagaagcagaagaaggtgcaggagctgaaacagaCTGTGGACGCTATCAac AGTTTCtcgtctctctgtgtttctcctgGATCTGAGGACTCACCCAGCTTCACTGTCCATCaacatctctcatttgatggagtgaggAAATCTCTCTCAGAGCTGAAACAAGATGAGGAAATGTGTGAGGAGGAATTCAACCAAATCTGTCCACAAg TTGCAGCAGTTCAGATGATTTTACCCTCAGAACCGAAGAGCAGAGAagattttttgcagt attTCTGTTATCTGACTCTGGATCCCAACACGGCACACCGTCAACTCATTCTATCTGAAGAGAACAGAGCAGTGTCACACAGTAGGAAAGAACAGCGATGTTCTAatcatccagagagatttgactCCAGGACTCAGGtgttgtgtaaggagagtgtgtgtggacgctgttactgggaggtggagtggAGCGGTGGAGTGTCCATATCAGTCTCGTATAAAGAGATCAGCAGGAAAGGAGGGGGTAATGAGTGTGGGTTTGGATACAACAGTCAGTCCTGGAGTCTGCGTTGttcttcttcctctgtctctttccggCACAACAAAATTAACACTGAGCTCCGAGGTCCAGCGtcctccagaataggagtgtatgtggatcacagtgcaggaactctgtccttctacagcaTCTCTGACACGATGAGGCTCCTCCACAGTgtccacaccacattcactcagACTGTATATGCTGGGTTCAGGATATGGTATAACTCAGCTGTGAGGTTATTTGatccaaaatga